The Corynebacterium tuberculostearicum genome window below encodes:
- the trmD gene encoding tRNA (guanosine(37)-N1)-methyltransferase TrmD: protein MRLDVITIFPEYLDPLRHALLGKAIEQGRLEVGVHDLRQWATDAHKSVDDSPFGGGPGMVMKPEVWGPALDSVATRESAPNLESALPHLNRPRHDELEGVEAQAYAVDATADEDSDLPLLIVPTPTGKPFSQADARAWSNEEHIVFACGRYEGIDQRVVDDAARRYRVREVSIGDYVLIGGEVATLVIAEAVVRLIPGVLGNKRSHEEDSFSDGLLEGPSYTKPREWRGLAVPDVLTSGNHGLVDKWRREQALLRTWQRRPELLETAELDKKDRAFIAELKQEAHAEGEG, encoded by the coding sequence ATGAGGCTCGACGTCATCACCATTTTTCCGGAGTACCTGGACCCGTTGCGGCATGCGCTTTTGGGGAAGGCCATTGAACAAGGTCGCCTTGAAGTAGGTGTGCACGATCTGCGGCAGTGGGCTACGGATGCGCATAAGTCTGTCGATGACTCGCCGTTCGGTGGTGGCCCCGGCATGGTTATGAAGCCAGAAGTTTGGGGGCCGGCGCTCGATAGCGTCGCCACGCGGGAAAGTGCGCCCAATCTAGAGTCTGCGTTGCCACACCTAAACCGTCCGCGCCACGATGAATTAGAAGGGGTTGAGGCGCAAGCCTATGCGGTTGATGCCACGGCCGATGAGGATAGCGACCTTCCACTGCTTATCGTGCCGACGCCGACGGGAAAACCGTTTAGCCAAGCAGATGCGCGGGCGTGGTCCAATGAGGAGCACATTGTTTTTGCCTGCGGGCGTTATGAGGGCATCGATCAGCGCGTGGTGGATGACGCCGCTCGGCGCTACCGTGTGCGCGAGGTTTCCATCGGCGATTATGTGTTGATCGGTGGGGAAGTGGCAACGTTGGTGATTGCAGAGGCAGTAGTGCGACTCATCCCTGGTGTGCTGGGAAATAAGCGCTCTCATGAGGAAGATTCCTTTTCTGATGGTCTATTGGAAGGCCCGAGCTATACCAAGCCGCGAGAGTGGCGTGGTCTAGCCGTGCCGGACGTACTCACCTCGGGAAACCACGGTTTGGTAGACAAATGGCGGAGGGAACAGGCATTGCTGCGCACGTGGCAGCGTCGCCCCGAACTCTTGGAGACGGCTGAGCTCGATAAGAAGGACAGGGCCTTTATCGCGGAGTTGAAACAAGAAGCTCACGCAGAGGGCGAAGGCTAA
- the lepB gene encoding signal peptidase I produces the protein MTRTFRNKPSSQRLRTRDFLIPVVAGFVLLVLLQALVGRMYVIPSASMEPTLHGCPGCKNDRIAVQKVSYYFTDPKPGEVVVFEGPESWNNEFEVNRSHNIFVRGAQNALAAVGLLPNGENILVKRVIATGGQTVSCQAGDPAVMVNGKPIDQSFVLDPPEIPVDSSVGSRECGGEYFGPVTVPEGNLWVMGDNRTNSLDSRAHLGDHLQGTVPVDNVRGRVEAIILPLSRWGGVEHPEISHAAA, from the coding sequence ATGACCCGGACATTCAGGAATAAGCCTTCCTCCCAACGCCTGCGCACCCGGGATTTTCTCATCCCCGTGGTGGCAGGCTTTGTCCTGCTGGTGCTCCTGCAGGCGCTGGTGGGGCGGATGTATGTCATTCCTTCTGCGTCGATGGAACCGACCCTGCACGGGTGTCCTGGCTGCAAGAACGATCGTATCGCCGTGCAAAAGGTCAGCTATTACTTCACGGACCCAAAGCCCGGGGAAGTGGTGGTTTTTGAAGGGCCCGAGTCGTGGAATAACGAGTTTGAGGTCAATCGTTCGCACAATATCTTCGTGCGCGGGGCCCAAAATGCTCTGGCGGCCGTAGGGCTGCTTCCCAATGGGGAAAATATCCTGGTCAAGCGCGTCATAGCTACCGGCGGGCAGACGGTGAGCTGTCAGGCCGGCGATCCTGCGGTCATGGTGAACGGAAAACCCATTGACCAATCCTTCGTCCTCGATCCGCCGGAGATTCCCGTAGACTCCAGCGTGGGTTCGCGAGAGTGTGGCGGAGAGTATTTTGGCCCGGTCACCGTCCCCGAAGGAAACCTTTGGGTGATGGGCGATAATCGCACCAACTCCCTCGATTCCCGTGCGCACTTGGGTGACCACCTGCAGGGCACCGTGCCGGTGGACAATGTCCGCGGGCGCGTCGAGGCCATCATTTTGCCGCTTTCGCGTTGGGGCGGGGTGGAACACCCGGAAATTTCGCATGCGGCGGCTTAA
- the lepB gene encoding signal peptidase I, producing MNKDSISQEQPPEGEGAHPVQGEATQQGKEATKKKEMPWLLETLLVVATVLVIVGLFQNFIGRQYVIPSGSMEPTLHGCEGCTNDRIFTEKISYYGDGEPEPGDVVVFKGTEDWNSSYVSPRSSNPIIHGVQDALSFVSLAPPDENTLVKRVVATGGQTVSCQEGDPAVMVDGKPIEQDYVQDPPTYPVDESTGSEACGGPYFGPVEVPEDNIWVMGDNRTASADSRYHMTDKFHGTVPVENVRGKVKFVFWPFTRIGGVDDPDIQE from the coding sequence GTGAATAAAGACAGCATCTCGCAGGAACAGCCGCCAGAAGGCGAGGGGGCCCACCCAGTACAGGGCGAGGCCACCCAGCAAGGCAAAGAGGCGACTAAGAAGAAAGAAATGCCGTGGCTGCTAGAAACCCTTCTGGTAGTGGCGACGGTTCTCGTGATCGTCGGACTATTCCAGAATTTTATCGGCCGGCAGTATGTGATCCCGTCGGGTTCAATGGAGCCGACCCTCCACGGCTGCGAGGGCTGCACAAATGACCGTATCTTTACGGAGAAGATCTCTTATTACGGTGACGGCGAGCCAGAGCCGGGCGATGTCGTTGTATTCAAGGGCACCGAGGACTGGAATTCCAGCTACGTCTCACCACGCTCGTCCAATCCGATCATTCATGGCGTGCAGGATGCGTTGAGCTTCGTATCTTTGGCACCACCAGATGAAAACACCTTGGTCAAGCGTGTGGTCGCTACCGGCGGACAGACGGTGTCCTGCCAGGAGGGCGATCCTGCAGTCATGGTGGATGGCAAACCCATCGAGCAAGACTATGTGCAAGACCCGCCAACGTACCCGGTAGATGAGTCGACCGGCTCGGAGGCCTGCGGTGGTCCGTACTTTGGTCCCGTCGAGGTACCGGAGGACAATATCTGGGTGATGGGCGATAACCGTACTGCTTCGGCCGATTCTCGTTACCACATGACCGATAAGTTCCATGGCACGGTTCCAGTAGAAAACGTCCGCGGCAAGGTGAAATTCGTATTCTGGCCGTTTACCCGCATTGGTGGGGTCGATGACCCGGACATTCAGGAATAA
- a CDS encoding YifB family Mg chelatase-like AAA ATPase, which yields MALGNCLTMSLNGVLAQLVDVEANVGHGLPGIHVVGQTDTAISESRDRIRTAAFNSHLPWPKTKVVVSMSPASLPKSGSHFDLPIALAILAAQAEADFPSYGSTPSPAQRLQRTLVLGELGLDGSVRPVAGIIPALLAAREQGITTLVVPPGNAAEATLVPDMDVLVASSLKEAFGWACGNRGLPQAASFSGSLSPAPAAASRLDFSDIAGQANAKWAAEVAAAGGHHLMMIGPPGSGKSMIASRLPTILPTLTPDQQVETTAIHSLTGTPGEVVERAPFIAPHASVTRAALLGGGSGHPRPGAVSLAHNGVLFLDEASEVAAPVLDGLRAPLEEGHVRLARSRREVTYPARFQLVMAANPCRCAAEDPSKCRCNPHERMNYLSNLSGPLRDRLDMVVTLSGQAATINADGEEESAVIAERVAAARERSAARWWADGITARTNGEVPSSYLRRKRPAAEAAMVMLSAYLAEGEISQRGVDRVLKLSWTLADLAGKAQPDLDEVGRALDLRGSINVGRLAA from the coding sequence ATGGCTCTAGGTAATTGTTTGACCATGTCCCTCAACGGAGTCCTAGCGCAGTTGGTTGATGTGGAAGCGAACGTCGGTCACGGTCTGCCAGGGATTCACGTTGTAGGCCAGACGGATACCGCAATCTCCGAATCCCGGGACCGGATCAGAACCGCAGCCTTCAATTCCCATCTGCCCTGGCCCAAGACCAAAGTGGTGGTCTCCATGTCCCCGGCTTCGCTTCCCAAATCCGGGTCCCACTTTGACCTACCCATAGCGCTTGCGATCCTCGCGGCACAGGCGGAGGCCGACTTCCCGTCTTATGGCAGTACTCCCTCGCCCGCCCAACGCCTGCAGCGCACCTTGGTCCTAGGCGAGCTCGGTCTCGACGGCTCCGTTCGGCCTGTAGCAGGTATTATCCCCGCTCTTCTGGCCGCACGGGAACAAGGAATTACAACTCTCGTTGTTCCGCCCGGCAATGCCGCTGAGGCCACATTGGTGCCGGACATGGACGTACTGGTTGCTTCGTCTTTGAAGGAGGCTTTCGGATGGGCCTGCGGTAATCGTGGGCTGCCGCAGGCGGCGAGCTTTTCGGGGTCGCTCAGCCCCGCGCCTGCGGCGGCGTCGCGACTCGACTTTAGCGATATCGCTGGCCAAGCTAACGCCAAATGGGCTGCCGAGGTTGCTGCAGCCGGCGGCCATCACTTGATGATGATTGGGCCGCCTGGGTCAGGAAAGTCCATGATCGCCTCGCGCCTGCCCACCATCCTGCCTACCCTTACCCCAGACCAGCAGGTTGAAACCACCGCAATTCATTCGCTTACCGGAACCCCAGGTGAGGTCGTCGAGCGCGCCCCGTTCATCGCCCCACATGCCTCGGTTACTCGGGCGGCTTTACTTGGCGGCGGTTCCGGACATCCGCGGCCTGGTGCGGTGAGTTTGGCTCACAATGGTGTGCTCTTTCTCGACGAGGCCAGTGAGGTAGCCGCGCCAGTACTCGATGGTCTGCGTGCACCGCTGGAGGAAGGACACGTGCGGTTGGCGCGCTCGCGCCGCGAGGTCACCTATCCTGCCCGCTTCCAATTGGTCATGGCGGCAAATCCGTGCAGGTGTGCGGCCGAAGATCCGTCCAAGTGCAGGTGCAACCCCCATGAACGAATGAACTACCTCTCCAACCTCTCCGGACCGTTGCGAGACCGTTTGGATATGGTGGTCACCTTAAGCGGGCAGGCGGCAACAATTAACGCGGACGGTGAAGAGGAATCCGCAGTCATCGCCGAGCGCGTCGCCGCTGCCCGTGAACGTTCCGCCGCGCGCTGGTGGGCGGATGGTATCACCGCGCGCACCAATGGGGAAGTTCCCTCGTCCTATTTGCGCCGAAAGAGGCCCGCTGCGGAGGCTGCAATGGTCATGTTGTCTGCCTACTTGGCTGAAGGTGAAATATCCCAGCGCGGAGTGGATCGCGTATTGAAGCTCTCCTGGACTCTGGCCGATCTAGCAGGAAAGGCGCAGCCGGACCTGGACGAAGTGGGGCGCGCGCTCGATCTGCGCGGCTCAATTAACGTAGGGAGGCTCGCAGCATGA
- a CDS encoding Tex family protein, whose translation MNIAATIAAELNVKESQVSTALQLLAEGNTVPFIARYRKEATGGLDDSQLRTIEERANYLKELQERKETILAAIEEQGKLSDALKEQILACETKARLEDLYLPYKKRRKTKADIAREAGLEELTDKLIADPNAAPEELAQGFVTEGFEDTKKALDGARAILVDRFALDADLVGEVRERMFTEGSMGAHVVEGKEAEGAKFKDYFDFNEPFHKLPSHRILALLRGENEGVLQLQLDAGDDADYEDVIASRFELDRSSKWLADAVHWGWRTKLYISSSLDVRMRLKEIAEEGALKIFATNLRDVLLAAPAGQRATIGLDPGYRNGVKCAVVDKTGKVLDTAIVYPHQPQNQWSQAVQTLSTLCAKHSVDLMAIGNGTASRETEKLAQEIADLIKQAGGQRPTPVVVSESGASVYSASPLAAEEFPDMDVSLRGAVSIARRLQDPLAELVKIDPKAIGVGQYQHDVNQTALARTLDGVVESAVNGVGVDLNTASVPLLERVAGVNSTIASNIVAYRNEHGSFASRKELKKVPRLGPKAFEQSAGFLRINGGTDPLDSSAVHPEAYPVVSRIAEKTGLGISELIGNTRVLSTLAPADFADEIFGIPTVTDIIAELDKPGRDPRPEFKTATFKEGVHKVSDLTPGMILEGTVTNVAAFGAFVDVGVHQDGLVHVSAMSHKFVSDPHEVVRSGQVVKVKVMEVDVERQRIGLSLRLDDEPGQPAPKRRGDSPRGSAKSGGRGEGKRSGHKSGRGSRGGSRGRTGGAGSAGGGGAMADALKKAGF comes from the coding sequence GTGAATATTGCGGCCACTATCGCCGCCGAGCTCAACGTCAAGGAATCACAGGTTTCTACCGCGTTGCAGCTGCTTGCGGAGGGCAATACAGTGCCCTTTATCGCCCGCTACCGCAAGGAGGCCACCGGCGGGCTGGATGATTCCCAGCTGCGCACCATTGAAGAGCGCGCGAACTACTTGAAGGAACTGCAGGAGCGCAAGGAGACCATCCTTGCGGCGATTGAAGAGCAGGGCAAGCTTAGCGACGCCCTCAAGGAGCAAATCCTTGCCTGCGAGACCAAGGCGCGCCTGGAGGACCTGTACCTGCCGTATAAGAAACGCCGCAAAACCAAGGCCGATATTGCCCGCGAAGCCGGCCTAGAGGAGCTGACCGATAAGCTCATTGCGGATCCCAACGCCGCTCCAGAAGAGCTGGCACAGGGGTTTGTTACCGAGGGCTTTGAGGACACCAAGAAGGCCCTCGACGGCGCCCGCGCCATCTTGGTGGACCGTTTCGCGCTCGACGCGGATCTGGTGGGTGAAGTACGCGAGCGTATGTTCACTGAAGGCTCCATGGGCGCGCACGTAGTTGAGGGAAAGGAAGCCGAAGGCGCGAAGTTTAAGGATTACTTCGATTTCAACGAGCCCTTCCACAAGCTGCCTTCGCACCGCATTTTGGCGCTGCTGCGTGGCGAGAATGAGGGAGTGCTGCAGTTGCAACTAGATGCCGGCGATGACGCCGATTACGAGGATGTAATCGCCTCCCGCTTCGAGCTAGATCGCTCCTCCAAGTGGCTTGCCGACGCCGTCCATTGGGGCTGGCGCACCAAGCTCTATATTTCCTCCAGCCTGGACGTTCGCATGCGGCTGAAAGAGATTGCGGAGGAAGGCGCGCTAAAGATCTTTGCTACTAATCTGCGCGACGTGCTGCTCGCCGCCCCTGCCGGCCAGCGTGCCACCATCGGCTTGGATCCGGGCTACCGCAATGGCGTGAAGTGCGCGGTAGTGGACAAAACCGGCAAGGTGCTCGACACCGCCATTGTCTACCCGCATCAGCCGCAAAATCAGTGGAGTCAAGCAGTTCAGACGCTGTCGACCCTGTGCGCCAAGCATTCTGTAGACCTTATGGCCATCGGCAACGGCACCGCCTCCCGCGAGACCGAGAAGCTTGCTCAGGAAATTGCGGACCTAATTAAACAGGCCGGCGGCCAGCGACCCACGCCCGTCGTGGTTTCCGAGTCCGGCGCCTCGGTCTACTCCGCCTCGCCGCTTGCGGCGGAGGAATTTCCTGACATGGATGTCTCACTGCGCGGCGCGGTTTCCATCGCTCGCCGCTTGCAGGATCCTTTGGCTGAATTGGTCAAGATCGATCCGAAGGCTATTGGTGTGGGGCAGTACCAGCACGACGTTAACCAGACGGCGCTCGCCCGCACCCTCGATGGCGTGGTGGAAAGTGCGGTAAACGGCGTGGGCGTGGATCTCAATACCGCTTCCGTCCCGCTGCTCGAGCGCGTAGCTGGTGTCAATTCCACCATCGCCTCCAATATTGTGGCCTACCGCAATGAACACGGTTCTTTTGCTTCCCGCAAGGAACTGAAGAAGGTACCGCGTCTTGGGCCTAAGGCCTTTGAGCAGTCTGCGGGCTTCCTCCGCATCAACGGCGGTACCGATCCACTGGATTCCTCTGCCGTACACCCAGAGGCCTATCCTGTCGTCTCCCGCATCGCGGAGAAGACGGGCCTGGGTATTTCTGAACTTATTGGCAATACCCGCGTACTCAGCACGCTGGCGCCAGCAGACTTTGCAGACGAGATTTTCGGCATTCCTACGGTGACCGATATCATCGCCGAGCTAGATAAGCCCGGACGCGATCCGCGCCCTGAGTTTAAGACCGCCACCTTTAAAGAAGGCGTACATAAGGTCTCCGATCTCACCCCGGGCATGATTCTTGAGGGCACGGTGACCAACGTGGCGGCATTTGGCGCCTTCGTGGATGTCGGAGTCCATCAGGATGGCCTCGTCCACGTTTCTGCCATGAGCCACAAGTTTGTCTCCGATCCGCACGAGGTCGTGCGCTCTGGCCAGGTGGTCAAGGTGAAGGTCATGGAGGTTGATGTGGAGCGCCAGCGCATCGGCCTCTCCCTGCGTTTGGATGATGAACCGGGGCAGCCGGCTCCCAAACGCCGCGGTGATTCCCCACGCGGTTCCGCCAAGTCCGGCGGCAGGGGAGAAGGAAAGCGCTCCGGCCACAAGTCCGGCCGCGGATCCCGGGGCGGTTCGCGCGGCCGCACGGGTGGTGCGGGCAGCGCCGGCGGTGGTGGAGCCATGGCCGATGCTCTGAAGAAGGCAGGTTTCTAG
- the rimM gene encoding ribosome maturation factor RimM (Essential for efficient processing of 16S rRNA), protein MELMIGRVIKSHGVKGEVVVEATTDEPEVRFAVGEVLHGTQGKKEHTLTIKAVRSHKGRLLVTFEEIKDRTVADSLRGTKFFAAPLDSDDDGFYDHELEGLRVLLEGEEIGEVTSVIHGGSQDLLEIKLDNNKEALIPFVHAIVPEVNLEAGTCTIDPPEGLLDL, encoded by the coding sequence ATGGAATTGATGATTGGTCGCGTGATTAAATCGCACGGCGTGAAAGGTGAAGTCGTAGTCGAGGCCACTACGGATGAACCGGAGGTGCGCTTTGCGGTAGGGGAAGTTCTTCATGGCACGCAGGGCAAGAAGGAGCACACACTAACTATCAAGGCGGTCCGGAGCCATAAGGGAAGGCTGCTCGTTACCTTCGAAGAGATCAAAGACCGTACCGTGGCGGATAGCCTCCGCGGTACCAAGTTCTTTGCCGCTCCGCTTGACAGTGATGATGATGGTTTTTATGACCACGAGCTGGAAGGGCTTCGCGTACTTCTGGAAGGCGAGGAGATCGGTGAGGTCACATCGGTCATCCACGGCGGAAGCCAAGATTTGTTGGAGATAAAACTCGACAACAACAAGGAGGCGCTCATTCCCTTCGTGCATGCCATTGTTCCTGAGGTGAACCTAGAGGCTGGAACGTGCACCATCGATCCGCCGGAAGGATTGCTTGACCTATGA
- a CDS encoding tyrosine recombinase XerC, whose translation MSEDGKSAKAPKVEGQMAEAIEDFADFQLHVRGRAEATVRGYRADLRDLARSVPTFAEFDLNSLRQWLAEAVAEGKSRSTLARRTAAAKGFSTWAVREGHLKRDVAARLVTPKVGRHLPTVLAPEQAGELMGNAVSADEVHFLRDSAILELLYASGMRVAELVRLDLGDIDFQRGTLHVTGKGNKQRVVPFGHAAEDALKQWIDKGRGEIASAETEAVFVGSRGGRIDQRQVRRIVEKAAKVTGAQGLTPHGVRHSAATHLLEGGADLRVVQELLGHSSLNTTQIYTHVSAQRLQRVYDQAHPRA comes from the coding sequence ATGAGTGAAGATGGAAAATCCGCGAAGGCTCCGAAAGTTGAGGGGCAGATGGCTGAGGCCATTGAGGACTTCGCGGATTTCCAACTACATGTCAGGGGCCGTGCAGAAGCGACGGTGCGCGGGTATCGCGCCGACTTGCGCGACCTTGCACGCAGCGTGCCTACCTTCGCGGAGTTTGACCTCAACAGCCTGCGCCAATGGTTGGCAGAGGCTGTTGCGGAAGGAAAATCGCGTTCCACCCTGGCGCGGCGCACCGCGGCAGCGAAGGGTTTTTCTACTTGGGCGGTGCGCGAAGGTCACCTTAAGCGAGACGTTGCTGCCCGCTTAGTTACGCCCAAAGTGGGGCGTCATCTTCCCACGGTTCTTGCTCCGGAGCAGGCCGGCGAGCTTATGGGCAATGCGGTCTCTGCAGATGAAGTCCACTTCCTTCGCGATAGCGCCATCCTGGAGCTGCTCTATGCCTCCGGTATGCGCGTGGCGGAGTTGGTCCGGCTGGACCTGGGCGATATTGATTTTCAGCGCGGTACCCTGCACGTCACCGGTAAAGGCAATAAGCAGCGCGTAGTACCTTTCGGGCACGCAGCGGAAGACGCCTTAAAGCAGTGGATTGACAAAGGCCGTGGAGAAATCGCCTCGGCTGAAACTGAAGCGGTCTTTGTTGGCAGCAGGGGAGGGCGCATCGATCAACGCCAGGTGCGCCGCATTGTGGAAAAGGCCGCCAAAGTCACTGGTGCACAGGGGCTTACCCCGCACGGGGTGCGCCACTCTGCCGCAACCCACCTTTTGGAAGGCGGGGCAGATTTGCGCGTAGTGCAAGAACTGCTGGGGCACTCCTCGCTTAATACCACGCAGATTTATACCCACGTGTCCGCGCAGCGCTTGCAGCGCGTTTACGACCAAGCCCATCCCCGAGCTTAA
- the dprA gene encoding DNA-processing protein DprA, with protein sequence MSELDLSTPYATWVYLNRVVEGPSAALQALLTQYPAEEIAHGIYNRADWIGPLLARTASRYDWLRQAEDMAAAEKVGARLITAESPEWPTEEFDSAFGFYQHSGEAPATFDDQALPPHSLWVRGAPLQAEVAQAVAIVGTRAISRYGWQATQNVVSGLVQHEWTPISGGALGVDTVAHETALHNNGRTVAIAACGIDRDYPARNANLFAKIADNGCIVSEFAPETAPKRHRFLTRNRLVAALSHGTVVMEAAFRSGALNTLNWAEALGRVAMAVPGPITTSGSLGCHQRIQEGRAQLVTSADEIRALVSRAGEVDPGAQYEINFAATITQRLSRNELRVFDATPPLGQEKATAEDIAREAGFRLPLTVHLLLALEKMCVVVRHGNTWARRETE encoded by the coding sequence ATGAGCGAACTTGACCTCTCTACTCCGTATGCGACCTGGGTATACCTCAACCGCGTAGTCGAGGGCCCCTCTGCTGCATTGCAGGCCCTGCTCACGCAGTACCCAGCAGAGGAAATCGCCCACGGAATCTACAATCGTGCCGACTGGATAGGCCCGCTTTTGGCGCGCACGGCCTCCCGCTATGACTGGTTGCGGCAAGCCGAAGACATGGCGGCAGCCGAAAAAGTCGGGGCCCGGCTCATTACGGCAGAAAGCCCAGAGTGGCCCACAGAGGAGTTCGACTCTGCATTCGGCTTTTATCAGCACAGCGGGGAGGCCCCAGCTACTTTTGATGACCAAGCGTTGCCACCGCATAGCCTGTGGGTGCGCGGTGCGCCATTGCAGGCAGAGGTTGCTCAAGCTGTGGCCATCGTCGGTACTCGTGCCATCTCCCGCTATGGCTGGCAGGCCACCCAAAACGTCGTGTCCGGATTGGTTCAGCATGAATGGACTCCAATATCAGGCGGCGCGTTGGGAGTGGATACCGTCGCGCACGAAACAGCGTTGCACAACAACGGACGCACGGTAGCCATAGCAGCGTGTGGCATCGATAGGGATTACCCAGCCCGCAATGCCAACTTATTCGCCAAGATTGCGGACAATGGTTGTATCGTCTCTGAATTTGCGCCGGAAACCGCGCCGAAGCGCCACCGGTTCTTAACGCGCAATCGCTTAGTGGCAGCATTGAGCCACGGCACCGTCGTTATGGAGGCCGCATTTCGATCTGGCGCATTGAATACCCTCAACTGGGCAGAAGCGCTTGGGCGAGTTGCGATGGCGGTGCCGGGGCCGATAACTACTAGCGGCTCGTTGGGCTGCCACCAGCGCATTCAAGAAGGCCGCGCACAGCTGGTTACCAGTGCTGATGAAATTCGCGCTCTAGTAAGTCGCGCCGGGGAAGTGGACCCAGGCGCACAGTACGAAATCAATTTTGCGGCAACCATAACCCAACGCCTCTCCCGCAATGAGTTGCGCGTCTTTGACGCGACGCCACCGCTAGGACAGGAAAAAGCAACGGCAGAAGACATTGCCCGTGAAGCGGGATTCCGTTTACCGCTGACAGTTCACTTACTTCTGGCGCTGGAAAAGATGTGCGTTGTCGTCCGGCATGGCAATACCTGGGCACGCCGGGAAACGGAATAA
- a CDS encoding DUF2469 domain-containing protein: MSAEELDNYEAEVELSLYREYRDVVSQFSYVVETERRFYLANAVELIPHTSGPDVYYEVRMSDAWVWDMYRSARFVRYVRVITYKDVNIEELDKPEFMMPE; the protein is encoded by the coding sequence GTGAGTGCAGAGGAACTCGATAACTACGAGGCTGAGGTAGAGCTGTCTCTCTACCGCGAGTACCGGGACGTTGTCAGCCAGTTTTCCTATGTCGTTGAAACTGAGCGGCGCTTTTATCTGGCTAATGCGGTCGAGCTTATTCCGCATACCTCTGGGCCTGATGTCTACTACGAGGTGCGCATGTCTGATGCTTGGGTATGGGATATGTACCGCTCCGCGCGCTTTGTGCGCTACGTCCGCGTTATTACATACAAGGATGTCAATATCGAGGAGCTGGATAAGCCGGAATTCATGATGCCGGAATAA
- a CDS encoding ribonuclease HII: protein MRRLKQRRTYEVALNKAGLGPVAGVDEAGRGACCGPITIAACVMPDRPIKELSELTDSKKLTPKQREKLFPLIKDKAVDWSVLHIGAGDIDKRGIQHANISGMRRAVVRLETRPGYVLTDALFIPGLTQPHLPIIGGDAAARCIAAASVLAKVSRDHLMYELDARYPGYGLASHKGYGTKAHEAAIAALGACPEHRMSYENVRRAHAEFAARA, encoded by the coding sequence ATGCGGCGGCTTAAACAGCGACGCACCTACGAGGTCGCATTGAACAAGGCCGGTTTAGGCCCGGTAGCCGGTGTGGATGAAGCGGGTCGCGGTGCCTGCTGTGGACCAATCACCATCGCGGCCTGTGTGATGCCCGATCGGCCGATCAAGGAGTTGTCGGAACTTACTGACTCCAAGAAGCTCACCCCCAAACAACGCGAGAAGCTTTTTCCACTCATTAAAGACAAGGCTGTGGACTGGTCTGTACTGCATATTGGTGCGGGGGACATCGATAAGCGTGGCATCCAGCACGCCAATATCTCCGGCATGCGCAGGGCAGTTGTGCGCCTGGAGACACGTCCGGGCTATGTGCTTACCGACGCCCTCTTTATCCCCGGCCTCACCCAACCCCACCTGCCCATTATCGGCGGCGATGCGGCCGCGCGGTGTATCGCCGCGGCGAGTGTGTTGGCCAAGGTCAGCCGCGACCACCTGATGTACGAGCTGGATGCGCGGTACCCCGGCTACGGGTTAGCCAGCCATAAGGGGTACGGAACCAAGGCGCATGAGGCCGCAATTGCGGCGCTTGGAGCGTGCCCGGAGCACCGGATGAGCTACGAAAACGTCCGCCGTGCTCATGCGGAGTTTGCCGCGCGTGCCTAG
- a CDS encoding YraN family protein, whose translation MHFSSEHRLATKKPRHKQVLGKRGEAFAARYLRERGADIIAANVSYRVGEIDLIAREADGTIVFVEVKTRANSSYGVAEAVTPQKLARLRKAAAQWLDGRPLSEVRFDVIALVARGQGFVLEHFKGVEDGSR comes from the coding sequence ATGCACTTTAGTTCAGAACACCGCTTGGCCACGAAGAAGCCTCGTCATAAACAAGTCTTAGGCAAAAGGGGAGAGGCCTTCGCAGCGCGCTATTTGCGCGAGCGCGGAGCAGACATCATCGCCGCCAACGTCTCTTATCGGGTGGGAGAAATCGACCTCATCGCCCGGGAAGCAGACGGAACCATCGTCTTTGTTGAGGTTAAGACCCGCGCTAATTCCAGCTACGGGGTAGCTGAGGCCGTAACTCCACAGAAGCTCGCGCGCCTGCGGAAAGCAGCGGCGCAGTGGCTCGACGGAAGACCACTATCTGAGGTGCGATTCGACGTCATTGCCCTGGTCGCGCGCGGGCAAGGGTTTGTGCTGGAACACTTCAAGGGGGTTGAAGATGGCTCTAGGTAA
- the rplS gene encoding 50S ribosomal protein L19, with product MSNIIDKVDAAQLRDDIPSFRPGDTLDVNVKVIEGNNERAQLFKGICIRRQGSGIRETFTVRKVSFGIGVERTFPVHSPNLESIKVSRRGRVRRAKLYYLRDLRGKKARIKERR from the coding sequence ATGTCCAACATTATTGACAAGGTCGATGCAGCACAGCTGCGCGACGATATCCCGTCCTTCCGCCCAGGCGATACCCTCGACGTTAACGTAAAGGTTATCGAGGGCAACAACGAGCGTGCACAGCTCTTCAAGGGCATCTGCATCCGTCGTCAGGGCTCCGGCATCCGTGAGACCTTCACCGTCCGTAAGGTTTCCTTCGGCATCGGCGTTGAGCGTACCTTCCCGGTTCACTCCCCGAACCTGGAGTCCATCAAGGTCTCCCGCCGTGGCCGCGTCCGCCGTGCGAAGCTCTACTACCTGCGTGATCTGCGCGGCAAGAAGGCTCGCATCAAGGAGCGTCGCTAG